Proteins from a single region of uncultured Sunxiuqinia sp.:
- a CDS encoding Gfo/Idh/MocA family oxidoreductase, translated as MKSKNSALSRRHFIQSTSTALAGFTILPSHVVGGTGHKAPSDKLNIAGIGVGGMGYRNLKNMETENIVALCDVDWKYANRNSFREWPTAPQYKDYRVMFEEQNDIDAVMIATPDHSHALPALMAMRQGIHVYLQQPLTHSIYESRTLTETARKYNVSTQMGNQGNSNDDIRKICEWIWAGKIGDVSRVDAWTNRPIWPQELERPKKEMRIPKTLDWDLFIGPAEYRPYNEIYTPWNWRSWWDFGRGALGDMACHILDPAFKALKLEYPISVQGSSTPANTESPPNAEMVIYEFPARDNLPKVAMPPLTVNWYDGGLLPPRPEELSEGEQMGNESGGCIFYGTKGKIMCGSSSENPTLLPSSEMANFKQPERIIRRIPYATDGGHEQDWIRACKESPENRLAPSSNFDYAGPLNEMVVIGSLAVRLQSLQRKLLWDGSNMRFTNIGSNDQIQILTSNDFEMIKGDPKFNKEYTTRSAKQMAEEWIRHTYRQGWEQI; from the coding sequence ATGAAATCAAAAAATAGTGCATTAAGCCGCAGACATTTTATCCAATCGACAAGTACCGCTTTGGCCGGATTCACCATATTACCAAGCCACGTTGTTGGAGGAACAGGACATAAAGCACCAAGCGACAAACTCAACATTGCAGGTATTGGTGTTGGGGGAATGGGCTATCGCAATCTGAAAAATATGGAGACTGAAAATATTGTTGCCCTTTGTGATGTAGATTGGAAGTATGCAAACAGAAATTCTTTTCGTGAATGGCCAACTGCTCCACAATACAAAGACTATCGGGTGATGTTTGAAGAGCAAAATGATATTGATGCTGTTATGATTGCAACGCCGGATCATTCGCATGCACTGCCAGCGTTAATGGCTATGCGTCAGGGAATACATGTTTACCTGCAACAACCGCTGACGCATTCGATATATGAAAGTCGTACATTAACAGAAACCGCTAGAAAATACAATGTGTCCACACAGATGGGGAATCAGGGCAACTCAAATGACGATATTCGCAAAATTTGTGAATGGATATGGGCTGGAAAAATTGGCGACGTCTCCAGAGTCGATGCCTGGACAAACCGACCGATTTGGCCTCAGGAGTTAGAAAGACCGAAAAAGGAAATGCGCATTCCGAAAACGCTGGACTGGGATTTATTTATTGGCCCGGCCGAGTACCGTCCATACAACGAAATTTATACCCCTTGGAACTGGCGCAGCTGGTGGGACTTCGGCAGAGGCGCTCTTGGCGACATGGCCTGCCACATTCTCGACCCCGCTTTTAAAGCACTAAAACTGGAGTACCCTATTTCGGTACAAGGAAGCTCTACTCCTGCAAATACAGAATCGCCTCCAAATGCTGAAATGGTGATCTACGAATTCCCGGCACGCGACAACTTACCCAAAGTAGCCATGCCGCCGCTAACGGTTAATTGGTACGATGGAGGTCTGCTACCTCCAAGACCGGAAGAGTTAAGTGAAGGCGAACAAATGGGCAACGAGAGTGGCGGTTGTATTTTCTACGGAACAAAAGGAAAAATCATGTGCGGATCATCCTCTGAAAATCCAACACTTCTGCCAAGCTCTGAAATGGCAAACTTTAAACAACCCGAAAGAATCATACGTCGAATCCCCTATGCGACGGATGGAGGTCATGAACAAGACTGGATTCGAGCATGTAAAGAATCGCCGGAAAACAGACTGGCACCGTCCTCCAACTTCGATTATGCCGGCCCATTAAACGAAATGGTGGTTATCGGGAGCCTGGCAGTTCGTTTACAAAGTCTTCAACGCAAGTTATTGTGGGATGGATCAAATATGCGTTTCACCAATATCGGAAGTAATGACCAGATACAAATACTGACTAGCAATGATTTTGAAATGATTAAAGGCGACCCGAAATTTAACAAAGAATATACGACACGATCGGCGAAACAAATGGCTGAGGAATGGATTCGCCATACCTATCGCCAAGGTTGGGAGCAGATTTGA
- a CDS encoding alpha-N-arabinofuranosidase yields the protein MKKLKFSLSILSLMFAITAFSQSTLSLHTDQAKTPISKNIYGHFAEHLGRCIYGGIYVGEDSEIPNVRGFRDDVIGALIDMRIPLLRWPGGCFADTYHWKDGIGPRQQRPSMVNVHWGGVTEDNSFGTHEFLDFCDLIKAEPYINLNVGSGTVQEASEWVEYVTSKNISPMTDLRKKNGREEPWDVKFWGIGNENWGCGGNMTPEYYADLYNRFASYCRGDLYKIAGGPNVDDYNWTEVLMQKTMRHPHLVQGVSLHNYTFTTAWEDKGHATEFGEKEWISVLDNTLKMETLVNRHSTIMDKYDPQKRVGLIVDEWGNWFNVEEGTNPGFLYQQNTLRDALVAGINLNIFNNHADRVKMANIAQTVNVLQSVILTKDDEMVLTPTYYVFKMYSVHQNAKLIPANLETGTYKLDGKSVPAVHVSASTKDDVVSITLCNLNPNKSESVDINITGNDFSSASGQIITSENMNDYNDFGIEESVNIKTFDVSKPKNGKLTINLPSKSVVLVQMK from the coding sequence ATGAAAAAACTAAAATTTAGCCTTTCAATCTTATCCCTAATGTTTGCTATAACAGCATTTAGTCAAAGTACGCTCAGCTTACACACCGATCAGGCAAAAACCCCAATAAGCAAAAACATTTACGGGCATTTTGCAGAACATCTGGGACGCTGCATATACGGAGGTATCTATGTCGGTGAAGATTCTGAAATTCCAAATGTCAGAGGGTTCCGTGATGACGTGATCGGTGCGCTGATTGATATGAGAATTCCATTGTTACGATGGCCCGGAGGCTGCTTTGCCGACACTTACCATTGGAAAGACGGAATTGGACCTCGCCAACAACGCCCATCAATGGTCAATGTTCATTGGGGAGGAGTTACTGAAGACAATAGCTTCGGAACACACGAATTTCTTGATTTCTGTGATTTGATTAAAGCAGAACCATATATCAATCTGAATGTCGGTTCAGGAACTGTACAAGAAGCCTCAGAGTGGGTTGAATACGTCACTTCAAAAAATATCAGCCCAATGACCGATTTACGAAAAAAAAATGGACGCGAAGAACCATGGGATGTGAAATTTTGGGGAATTGGCAACGAAAACTGGGGCTGTGGAGGAAACATGACTCCGGAATACTACGCTGATTTATACAACCGATTTGCCAGCTATTGCCGTGGTGATTTGTACAAAATTGCCGGTGGCCCAAATGTAGACGACTACAATTGGACGGAAGTCCTGATGCAAAAAACAATGCGTCATCCACACTTGGTGCAGGGAGTTTCGCTACACAACTACACATTCACAACAGCATGGGAAGATAAGGGACATGCAACTGAATTCGGTGAAAAAGAATGGATTTCAGTATTAGACAATACACTAAAGATGGAAACGCTGGTAAATCGTCATTCAACCATTATGGACAAATACGATCCACAAAAGCGTGTCGGGTTAATTGTTGACGAATGGGGCAACTGGTTTAATGTAGAAGAAGGAACAAATCCAGGCTTTCTTTACCAACAAAATACATTGCGAGATGCCCTGGTAGCGGGCATAAACCTTAACATTTTTAACAACCACGCCGACCGTGTTAAGATGGCAAATATTGCGCAAACCGTAAATGTTTTGCAATCGGTTATTTTGACCAAAGATGATGAAATGGTACTAACACCGACTTACTATGTGTTTAAAATGTACAGTGTTCATCAAAATGCAAAACTGATACCAGCAAACCTTGAAACAGGAACTTATAAGTTAGATGGCAAATCAGTTCCTGCTGTGCATGTTTCGGCATCAACAAAAGACGATGTGGTTTCGATTACACTTTGTAACCTGAACCCGAATAAAAGCGAATCAGTCGATATAAATATAACCGGCAATGATTTCTCTTCGGCATCGGGACAAATTATTACGTCAGAAAATATGAATGATTATAACGACTTTGGCATTGAAGAATCGGTAAACATCAAAACCTTTGATGTATCAAAGCCTAAGAACGGAAAACTAACTATTAATCTTCCATCGAAATCAGTTGTATTAGTACAAATGAAATAA